The following proteins are encoded in a genomic region of Acinetobacter sp. WCHAc010034:
- a CDS encoding TrbC/VirB2 family protein: MNLLNKLNPKQYAIVLFAVFYAQLANAAFGQKFAQKLNQFNDELVIIAAVAFVTGVICLAITMLGGGSEKVKRWGIGLIVAGILVFVAPDLGNFFFN; this comes from the coding sequence ATGAATCTTTTAAATAAACTCAATCCTAAGCAATACGCAATTGTCTTATTTGCTGTTTTTTATGCTCAATTGGCAAATGCTGCGTTTGGTCAAAAATTTGCTCAAAAGCTTAACCAATTTAATGATGAATTAGTCATTATCGCAGCAGTCGCTTTCGTGACTGGTGTTATTTGTTTGGCAATCACAATGCTTGGCGGTGGTAGTGAGAAAGTTAAGCGTTGGGGTATCGGCTTAATCGTTGCAGGTATCCTTGTTTTCGTTGCCCCTGATCTTGGTAATTTCTTCTTTAACTAA
- a CDS encoding lytic transglycosylase domain-containing protein, protein MFKKLIIGLACSTPLFVYASPYDDLIHKHSVANGLDPNLVTAIMARESAFKPNARSHKDARGLMQVIPSTARLMGVDPSRLYEPEQSIIAGTRYLAFLNKRFNGDLTKMIAGYNAGHGAVEKFGGIPPYRETQNYVRLVSSKYQTLNGGGSFKTYTANNNPTEASRKSDILVLASWQQNQYPQYSASQNQSTENNSYSAQSEPVRLRVNNQPSNQPNVQQASFVQTLNKGQYVQVF, encoded by the coding sequence ATGTTTAAAAAACTTATAATCGGTTTAGCTTGCAGTACGCCACTGTTTGTATATGCGTCACCTTATGATGATCTTATTCACAAACATTCTGTAGCCAATGGTTTAGACCCTAATTTAGTAACGGCAATTATGGCAAGAGAAAGCGCCTTTAAGCCAAATGCTCGATCACATAAAGATGCTAGGGGTTTGATGCAAGTCATTCCCTCTACAGCTCGTTTAATGGGTGTAGACCCTAGCCGATTATATGAACCTGAACAGTCTATTATTGCGGGTACTCGTTATCTCGCTTTCCTGAATAAAAGATTTAATGGTGATCTTACAAAAATGATTGCTGGATACAATGCAGGGCATGGGGCAGTTGAAAAGTTTGGAGGTATTCCCCCTTACCGTGAAACACAAAACTATGTACGCCTTGTATCCAGTAAATACCAAACACTAAATGGGGGTGGTTCATTTAAAACTTACACTGCAAATAATAACCCTACTGAAGCCAGTCGAAAAAGTGACATTCTAGTTCTCGCTTCATGGCAACAAAATCAGTACCCGCAATACTCCGCAAGTCAAAATCAAAGTACAGAAAACAATAGCTATTCAGCACAATCTGAACCTGTGCGCCTGCGTGTAAATAATCAACCAAGCAATCAACCAAACGTGCAACAAGCATCGTTTGTTCAAACTCTTAACAAAGGGCAATACGTCCAAGTATTTTAA
- a CDS encoding type IV secretion system DNA-binding domain-containing protein: MNDQSQKIFGHAVLAVVITVITTWAIFLPKFFIIPKDHKVQAILYAIPLTFKTPLYVLILLLALVISSALAWFYFQNNKTPFGGERYVRVLRGLQLVSPFKLRRMTKEKDYQIRFCGMPVPKDLKYKHFLLTGGTGQGKSVSISDFLDSCVADSRSKTRLIVVDPNGTYASLFAKKGDVIFNPFDARSVHWSVINEVQNSYDIETYSMTIIPKSSDANHENFNTMARTIVKSAMTKVLEMDELTREQQTQQFLEILLISSDDKLKEFLVGTQAYSLLGNSELVGTLRSIVTTYLSPHTHSKIGDFSFRDYLKHGTGNIFITWREDQLTALQPLVSCATDVICSSLLSDFDNYSDFIFCLDELGSLNRLSYLEAVLTKGRKHRLIALAGIQSLAQLITIYGEKFSITLRGCFSSFGVCAVNSQDTYTPQEYEKAFGAIEVLRKMKSANKDSRPELVKEKENVVKAEEISSLKPLHFYMKFSGHYPPTLVTMKYRTYAKVSDSFLAV; this comes from the coding sequence ATGAATGATCAATCGCAAAAAATCTTCGGTCACGCTGTTTTAGCTGTTGTAATCACTGTGATTACAACATGGGCTATTTTTTTACCGAAGTTTTTTATTATCCCAAAAGATCATAAAGTCCAAGCTATTCTTTATGCAATTCCATTGACGTTTAAAACGCCTTTATACGTTTTAATATTGCTGTTGGCTTTGGTTATTAGTAGTGCTTTGGCTTGGTTTTATTTTCAAAACAATAAAACACCTTTTGGGGGCGAAAGATACGTTCGTGTTCTTCGGGGCTTGCAATTAGTAAGCCCATTCAAATTAAGAAGAATGACCAAAGAAAAAGATTACCAAATCCGTTTTTGCGGTATGCCTGTTCCTAAAGATTTAAAATATAAACACTTCCTTTTAACTGGTGGTACTGGTCAAGGTAAGTCAGTTTCAATCAGTGATTTTTTAGATTCTTGTGTTGCTGATTCTCGCAGTAAAACCCGCTTAATTGTGGTTGACCCTAACGGAACTTACGCAAGTTTATTTGCTAAGAAAGGTGATGTTATTTTCAACCCTTTCGATGCTCGATCAGTCCATTGGTCAGTGATTAATGAAGTACAAAATTCTTATGACATTGAAACATATTCAATGACAATCATTCCTAAATCTTCAGACGCAAATCACGAAAATTTTAATACGATGGCTCGTACTATTGTTAAGTCTGCCATGACCAAAGTTTTAGAAATGGATGAACTTACTAGAGAACAGCAGACACAACAATTTTTAGAAATTTTATTAATTTCAAGTGACGATAAACTCAAAGAGTTTTTAGTAGGTACTCAAGCTTACAGCTTACTTGGCAACTCTGAATTAGTCGGTACTTTACGCAGTATTGTTACTACATATTTAAGCCCTCACACTCATTCTAAAATTGGTGATTTTTCGTTTAGGGATTATTTAAAGCATGGTACTGGCAATATTTTTATTACTTGGCGTGAAGATCAATTAACTGCATTGCAACCATTAGTTAGCTGTGCGACTGACGTTATTTGTAGTTCTTTATTATCTGACTTTGATAACTATTCTGATTTTATATTCTGCCTAGATGAACTCGGCTCTTTGAACCGTTTATCGTATCTCGAAGCAGTATTAACTAAAGGACGTAAACATAGACTTATTGCTTTAGCAGGCATTCAAAGTCTGGCTCAATTAATCACGATCTATGGAGAAAAATTCTCTATTACGCTACGTGGTTGTTTTTCTTCTTTTGGTGTCTGTGCTGTCAACTCTCAAGACACTTATACACCCCAAGAATATGAAAAAGCTTTCGGTGCAATTGAAGTATTAAGGAAAATGAAATCTGCAAATAAAGATTCAAGACCTGAACTTGTAAAAGAAAAAGAAAATGTAGTTAAAGCTGAAGAAATAAGCAGTCTTAAACCTCTGCACTTTTATATGAAGTTTTCAGGACATTACCCGCCAACTTTAGTAACGATGAAATACCGCACCTATGCTAAAGTTTCGGATTCTTTTTTGGCTGTATAG